Proteins encoded in a region of the Panthera uncia isolate 11264 chromosome B2 unlocalized genomic scaffold, Puncia_PCG_1.0 HiC_scaffold_24, whole genome shotgun sequence genome:
- the TULP1 gene encoding tubby-related protein 1, with translation MPLQDDTLREVWASDRSGSVPPHLNLPEPWGAQVEGLGKGRKRGGRQSDSFATLSGHEEEGSDIQQRPKQQRPAKGQKLRKKRTEAPESPCPEGSKPRRKPGGGRGAEPEGAPKAGRRGKPREEPAPQPPGARTPQTVYTKFLRDPEAKRDPRETFLVARAPDAVDEDEEEEEEDHEEEEEEEEEEKKEKIPLPPKKPPKEKTSAGIKERRAKAQGQKGDLGSPVPPSKPLRMKKKEVPAGEGTKMRKTKKKGSGEADKDTSMSPTRVTKKSPAAMFLVGEDGPAEKARKKKGTPKGSEEERKEEEEEEEEVTKNSNQKGKAKGKGKKKAKEERAPSPPVEVDEPREFVLRPAPQGRTVRCKLTRDKKGMDRGLYPSYFLHLDTEKKVFLLAGRKRKRSKTANYLISSDPTNLSRGGENFIGKLRSNLLGNRFTVFDNGQNPHRGGSTDVGRLRQELAAVIYETNVLGFRGPRRMTVIIPGMNTENERVPIRPRNTSDGLLVRWQNKTLESLIELHNKPPIWNEDSGSYTLNFQGRVTQASVKNFQIVHADDPDYIVLQFGRVAEDAFTLDYRYPLCALQAFAIALSSFDGKLACE, from the exons ATGCCGCTGCAGGACGACACCCTCCGAGAGGTGTGGGCCTCGGACAGGTCCGGAAGTGTCCCCCCCCACCTCAACCTACCTGAACCCTGGGGGGCCCaggtggaggggctggggaagggcaggaaaaggGGAGGAAGACAGTCTGATTCCTTTGCTACCCTCAGCGGACATGAGGAGGAAGGCTCGGATATCCAGCAGCGCCCCAAGCAG CAGCGACCCGCCAAGGGGCAGAAGTTGAGGAAGAAAAGGACGGAAGCCCCTGAGTCCCCCTGCCCCGAGGGATCCAAGCCCCGGAGGAAACCTGGAGGCGGGCGGGGGGCCGAGCCCGAGGGTGCCCCCAAGG CCGGGCGGAGGGGGAAGCCGCGGGAGGAGCCCGCCCCGCAGCCGCCCGGGGCCCGGACGCCGCAGACCGTCTACACCAAGTTCCTCAGAGACCCCGAGGCCAAACGCGACCCGCGGGAAACCTTCCTGGTAGCGCGAGCCCCGGACGCAGTAGACG aggatgaggaggaagaagaggaagaccatgaagaggaagaggaagaggaggaggaggaaaagaaagagaaaatccctcTGCCTCCCAAGAAGCCTCCTAAAGAGAAGACTTCCGCAGGCATCAAGGAGAGGAGGGCCAAGGCCCAGGGTCAGAAGG GGGACCTGGGAAGCCCTGTCCCCCCATCCAAACCTCTTCGAATGAAGAAGAAGGAGGtaccagcgggggaggggaccaagatgagaaagacaaagaagaaag GGTCTGGGGAGGCTGACAAGGACACCTCAATGAGCCCGACCAGAGTGACAAAGAAGAGCCCAGCAGCCATGTTTCTGGTGGGGGAAGATGGCCCCGCTGAGAAAGCTCGGAAGAAGAAAG GCACTCCCAAAGGctcagaagaggagaggaaggaggaagaggaagaggaggaagaagtgaCAAAGAACAGCAATCAGAAGGGCAAAGcgaaaggaaaaggcaaaaag AAAGCG aaggaggagagagccCCATCTCCACCCGTGGAAGTGGATGAACCCCGGGAGTTTGTGCTTCGGCCTGCCCCTCAGGGCCGGACAGTTCGCTGCAAGCTGACCCGGGACAAGAAGGGCATGGATCGGGGCCTGTATCCCTCCTACTTCCTGCACCTGGACACAGAGAAGAAg GTGTTCCTCTTGGCTGGCAGGAAGCGGAAACGTAGCAAGACGGCCAATTACCTCATCTCCAGCGACCCTACCAATCTGTCTCGAGGAGGGGAGAATTTCATTGGGAAGCTGAG GTCCAATCTCCTGGGCAACCGCTTCACCGTCTTTGACAACGGGCAGAACCCGCACCGCGGAGGCAGCACTGATGTGGGGCGCCTTCGGCAGGAGCTGGCAGCTGTGATCTAT GAAACCAACGTGTTGGGCTTCCGAGGTCCCCGGCGCATGACGGTCATCATCCCAGGCATGAATACGGAGAACGAGAGGGTCCCCATCCGGCCGCGAAAT ACCAGCGATGGGTTGCTGGTGCGCTGGCAAAACAAGACACTGGAGAGCCTCATCGAGCTGCACAACAAGCCCCCCATCTGGAATGAAGACAGCGGCTCCTACACCCTCAACTTCCAAGGCCGAGTCACACAAGCCTCCGTCAAGAACTTCCAGATTGTTCACGCCGATGACC CCGACTACATTGTACTGCAGTTCGGCCGCGTGGCCGAGGACGCCTTCACCCTAGACTACCGGTACCCGCTGTGCGCCCTGCAGGCCTTCGCCATCGCCCTCTCCAGTTTCGATGGGAAGCTGGCCTGCGAATga